In the Arachis ipaensis cultivar K30076 chromosome B10, Araip1.1, whole genome shotgun sequence genome, one interval contains:
- the LOC107620441 gene encoding U-box domain-containing protein 1-like: MDGSTKSLLVSLVNIANEVSSMEKSHFVHARNVSSMIWRIKLLSSMLEEIQLTCCPISPSSIRSFNEILSLIVKSKHLIQECKDGSYLWSLIQLEFISNQFYLLAKDMGNSLDTLPLSLLSITRDTQEQVELLHKQAKRVELFIDPRDLQQRDRLLHVMANNSLQNKDFVDAGKVEEILSNIGFKTASDYDREISKLEAEIRNQASTGGLKEASDIKNLLFLVSYSKSLIFKDVENERNEGECQPLPEFQHIKIHDYCSASSKSITLNIRDEFLCPISLELMRDPVIVSSGHSYDRVSIARWINSGHHTCPKSGQRLIHTALVPNYALKSLIQQWCYENKLPVNDPNMSVLKVNSSKKNFNANSLDAIKMTAEFLVGKLATGSADTQRKAAYKLRLLAKCGMDTQKIIAEAGAIPFLVTLLLSNDPRIQEQAVTALLNLSIFDNNKILIMAAGEAVENIIEVLESGKTMEARENAAAAIFSLTMIDYSKVTIGAHPRATKALVKLLKEGTPVGKRDAATALFNLAVYQNNKATIVSAGAVSLLIELLMDDKAGITDDALAVLASLVGCSQGLQEIRNSRALVSILIELLRYGSATGKENSITLLLGLCKEEGELVARRLLVNPSSIPSLQSLAAHGSSRARRKADALLRLLNRCCSQPHHSL, encoded by the coding sequence ATGGATGGTTCCACTAAGTCTCTGCTAGTTTCATTGGTTAACATTGCTAATGAAGTTAGTTCAATGGAGAAGTCTCACTTTGTTCATGCAAGGAATGTTTCATCCATGATATGGAGGATCAAGCTTCTCTCTTCTATGCTTGAAGAGATTCAATTAACATGCTGTCCAATTTCTCCATCTTCCATAAGGTCTTTCAATGAGATCTTGTCTTTGATTGTGAAATCAAAGCATTTGATTCAAGAATGCAAGGATGGCAGCTATCTTTGGAGTCTAATACAGTTGGAGTTCATATCCAACCAATTTTACTTGCTGGCAAAGGATATGGGAAATTCCCTTGACACACTTCCTCTGAGTTTGCTTAGCATCACAAGAGATACACAAGAACAAGTGGAGCTTCTCCACAAACAAGCAAAAAGGGTTGAGTTGTTCATTGATCCTCGCGATCTTCAACAAAGAGACCGGCTTCTGCATGTGATGGCCAACAACAGTTTACAAAACAAGGACTTTGTTGATGCTGGAAAAGTGGAGGAAATATTAAGCAACATTGGTTTCAAAACTGCATCGGATTATGATAGGGAAATATCGAAACTAGAGGCTGAAATTCGGAATCAGGCTAGCACCGGAGGACTAAAGGAAGCGTCTGATATCAAGAATCTGTTATTTCTGGTTTCATATTCCAAATCATTGATATTCAAGGATGTAGAGAATGAAAGAAACGAAGGAGAGTGCCAGCCACTGCCTGAATTTCAACATATCAAAATTCATGATTATTGTTCAGCAAGTTCCAAGTCCATAACACTAAATATTCGTGACGAATTTCTTTGCCCGATTTCGCTTGAACTAATGAGGGATCCTGTGATTGTATCTTCCGGCCACAGCTATGATCGAGTTTCGATAGCACGGTGGATAAACTCCGGGCATCACACTTGCCCCAAAAGTGGACAAAGGTTAATTCACACTGCTCTGGTACCAAACTATGCATTGAAGAGTCTTATCCAGCAATGGTGCTATGAAAACAAGCTCCCAGTGAACGACCCTAATATGTCTGTTTTGAAGGTAAATAGCAGCAAGAAGAACTTCAATGCGAATTCTTTAGATGCGATCAAAATGACAGCAGAGTTTTTAGTTGGAAAATTGGCAACTGGCTCGGCCGACACCCAAAGGAAAGCCGCTTATAAACTCCGGTTACTGGCAAAATGCGGCATGGACACTCAAAAAATTATAGCCGAGGCCGGGGCTATTCCATTTCTAGTTACACTACTACTTTCCAATGATCCAAGAATCCAGGAACAAGCGGTGACGGCTTTGTTAAACCTCTCCATCTTTGACAACAACAAGATTCTGATAATGGCAGCCGGCGAAGCAGTCGAAAACATAATAGAAGTACTTGAATCTGGGAAGACAATGGAGGCAAGAGAAAATGCGGCAGCAGCAATATTCAGCTTGACTATGATAGATTACAGCAAAGTAACAATTGGAGCTCATCCAAGAGCCACAAAGGCATTAGTTAAGCTCTTGAAAGAAGGCACACCTGTAGGTAAAAGAGATGCTGCTACTGCGCTTTTCAACCTGGCAGTTTACCAAAATAACAAGGCGACAATTGTGAGTGCAGGGGCAGTTTCTTTGCTGATTGAGTTGCTGATGGATGATAAGGCGGGTATCACTGATGATGCATTGGCTGTGCTTGCTTCTCTTGTTGGTTGCTCTCAAGGGCTACAAGAGATAAGGAACAGCAGAGCATTGGTTTCTATCCTTATTGAGCTTCTGAGGTATGGATCAGCCACAGGGAAGGAAAACTCAATAACACTTCTTCTCGGGTTGTGCAAAGAAGAAGGCGAGCTCGTGGCGAGACGTCTCTTAGTGAATCCCAGCAGCATTCCTTCTCTTCAAAGTTTGGCTGCTCATGGCTCGTCGAGGGCACGTCGAAAGGCTGATGCATTGCTTCGCTTGCTAAATAGATGCTGCTCACAACCTCATCATTCTCTTTGA